One Lycium ferocissimum isolate CSIRO_LF1 unplaced genomic scaffold, AGI_CSIRO_Lferr_CH_V1 ctg638, whole genome shotgun sequence DNA window includes the following coding sequences:
- the LOC132045264 gene encoding DNA-directed RNA polymerases II, IV and V subunit 11-like, giving the protein MFFPYFERVQIRISYRYERFVVPEGVKKVSYERDTKIMNAATFTVEREDHTIGNIVRMSFPPRYFSYILECLFFGYKLPHPLQYKILLRIQTTSQSSPMQAYNQAINDLDKELDHLKNQFETELAKHTRDY; this is encoded by the exons ATGTTTTTCCCCTACTTTGAG CGAGTACAAATACGAATCTCGTATCGTTATGAGCGATTTGTCGTACCAGAAGGCGTAAAAAA gGTTTCGTATGAGAGGGATACGAAGATAATGAATGCAGCTACATTTACTGTTGAAAGAGAAGACCACACTATTGGCAACATTGTTCGCATG AGCTTTCCACCCAG gtatttttcttatattcttg AATGTCTGTTCTTTGGATACAAGTTGCCTCATCCTCTTCAGTACAAAATCTTGCTTAGG ATTCAAACAACAAGCCAGTCCTCACCTATGCAGGCATATAACCAGGCTATAAATGATCTTGATAAGGAACTTGATCATTTGAAGAATCAGTTCGAG ACTGAGTTGGCCAAGCACACGAGGGACTACTAA